The proteins below come from a single Halomonas binhaiensis genomic window:
- the ribD gene encoding bifunctional diaminohydroxyphosphoribosylaminopyrimidine deaminase/5-amino-6-(5-phosphoribosylamino)uracil reductase RibD, protein MMPMSDEAWMARALRLAERGRYTTMPNPRVGCVLVKDGALVGEGFHMRSGEAHAEIHALAEAGDKTGGATAYVTLEPCSHQGRTGPCCEALIQAGVARVVVAMQDPNPLVAGRGIERMRAAGIQVDVGILEEDAWALNAGFLLRMVQGRPRIRLKMAMSLDGRTAMPSGESQWITGPEARRDVQRLRAESCAILTGVDSIIFDNARLTVRPEQLGEIEGVSVEAIAARQPLRVILDSTLRMPLAAACLVEPGRTLVVTVAGIQSARWAKLEQAGAEILELPAGEDGRVDLAALLSWLAEHEQCNDVLVETGATLAGAMMDAGLVDELRLYLAPTLLGSEARPLLNLGLERMDQQRPLDILDIRAFGKDWRILARPVR, encoded by the coding sequence ATGATGCCCATGAGTGATGAAGCCTGGATGGCTAGAGCCCTGCGCCTGGCTGAGCGTGGTCGCTATACCACCATGCCTAATCCAAGGGTTGGCTGTGTATTGGTCAAGGATGGAGCGCTCGTCGGGGAAGGTTTCCACATGCGCTCGGGAGAAGCGCATGCTGAAATTCATGCATTGGCCGAGGCGGGAGACAAGACTGGTGGTGCCACCGCCTACGTGACCCTGGAACCCTGTTCACACCAGGGGCGTACTGGCCCCTGCTGTGAAGCGCTGATTCAGGCTGGTGTTGCCCGTGTCGTGGTTGCCATGCAGGATCCCAATCCCCTGGTTGCCGGACGTGGGATCGAGCGCATGCGTGCAGCGGGCATTCAGGTCGATGTCGGAATCCTCGAAGAGGATGCCTGGGCCCTGAATGCTGGTTTCCTGCTGCGCATGGTGCAGGGCAGGCCAAGAATTCGCTTGAAGATGGCAATGAGCCTGGATGGGCGTACTGCCATGCCTTCCGGCGAATCCCAGTGGATCACTGGTCCTGAAGCCAGGAGGGATGTCCAGCGTCTGCGCGCCGAGAGTTGTGCCATTCTCACGGGGGTGGACTCGATCATTTTTGATAATGCTCGCCTGACAGTGCGCCCTGAACAATTGGGTGAGATCGAGGGCGTGTCTGTGGAGGCCATTGCGGCACGTCAGCCGCTGCGCGTGATACTGGACAGCACCTTGCGCATGCCATTGGCTGCAGCCTGCCTGGTGGAGCCGGGACGTACCCTGGTGGTGACGGTGGCAGGCATTCAGAGTGCGCGCTGGGCCAAGCTTGAACAGGCGGGAGCCGAGATACTTGAGTTGCCCGCAGGGGAGGATGGTCGGGTAGATCTTGCTGCTCTGTTGTCCTGGCTGGCTGAACATGAGCAATGCAATGATGTGCTGGTAGAGACAGGGGCGACATTGGCCGGTGCGATGATGGATGCTGGCCTGGTCGATGAGCTGCGGCTATATCTGGCACCGACACTGTTGGGGAGCGAGGCTCGTCCCTTGCTGAACCTTGGCCTTGAACGCATGGACCAGCAGCGCCCACTGGATATCCTTGATATTCGGGCATTTGGCAAGGACTGGCGAATTCTTGCCCGCCCTGTCAGATAG
- the ribBA gene encoding bifunctional 3,4-dihydroxy-2-butanone-4-phosphate synthase/GTP cyclohydrolase II → MSHSFNGGIAPIAELIEDIRQGRMVILMDDEDRENEGDIIMAAEKVEAQHINFMAVHARGLICMPMTHERCAQLNLPLMVQDNGSGYGTKFTLSIEAAEGVTTGISAADRARTVQAACARNATSVDIVQPGHIFPLMAEPGGVLRRAGHTEAACDLAALAGCDPSGVICEIMNEDGSMARRPELEEFARTHGIKMGTIADLIHYRILNERTVEEVERMSVTTDFGELMLHVFHDRIQNTHHMALVKGEPSPEALTTVRVHLGNKLRDLLCLEREGESSWRASAALQEVARAEHGVFVLLDDLRPGQDLNDLLQVFLERRRVVRGSESDGAGNYLSIGTGSQILRELGVGKMRLLSSPWKFSALSGFDLEVVELVSPQGESSSDVLDD, encoded by the coding sequence ATGTCGCACTCCTTCAATGGGGGAATCGCCCCCATCGCCGAGCTGATCGAAGACATTCGCCAGGGGCGCATGGTCATCCTGATGGATGATGAAGATCGTGAGAACGAAGGCGACATCATCATGGCTGCCGAAAAGGTTGAGGCTCAGCATATCAACTTCATGGCAGTGCATGCTCGTGGCTTGATCTGCATGCCCATGACCCACGAACGCTGTGCTCAGCTCAACTTGCCCTTGATGGTGCAGGACAACGGTTCCGGATACGGCACCAAGTTCACGTTGTCCATCGAGGCAGCTGAAGGCGTGACTACCGGTATTTCCGCTGCCGATCGTGCGCGTACTGTGCAGGCCGCCTGTGCACGCAATGCCACGAGTGTGGATATTGTGCAGCCGGGGCATATCTTTCCGTTGATGGCTGAGCCCGGTGGAGTGCTGCGCCGCGCAGGCCATACCGAGGCGGCCTGCGACCTGGCGGCCCTGGCCGGTTGTGACCCCAGCGGTGTGATCTGCGAGATCATGAATGAAGACGGCAGCATGGCACGTCGCCCTGAGCTCGAGGAGTTCGCCAGGACTCATGGTATCAAGATGGGGACCATTGCCGACCTCATTCACTATCGCATTCTCAATGAGCGCACGGTAGAAGAGGTCGAACGCATGTCAGTGACCACCGATTTCGGTGAACTGATGCTGCATGTCTTCCATGACCGTATCCAGAACACGCATCACATGGCTCTGGTCAAGGGCGAGCCGAGCCCGGAAGCGCTGACGACAGTGAGGGTGCACCTGGGCAACAAGCTGCGTGACCTGCTGTGTCTGGAACGTGAAGGGGAGTCCTCCTGGCGTGCCAGTGCCGCACTGCAGGAGGTTGCTCGGGCCGAGCATGGTGTTTTTGTATTGCTGGATGATCTACGTCCGGGCCAGGATCTCAATGATCTGCTGCAGGTGTTTCTCGAACGTCGCCGTGTGGTGCGAGGCAGTGAATCCGATGGAGCAGGCAACTATCTTTCCATCGGTACCGGGTCGCAGATATTGCGCGAACTGGGAGTAGGGAAGATGCGTCTGCTCAGCTCGCCATGGAAATTTTCTGCACTGTCCGGGTTTGATCTGGAAGTGGTCGAGCTGGTGTCTCCCCAGGGGGAATCGTCGAGTGATGTTCTCGACGACTGA
- the ribE gene encoding 6,7-dimethyl-8-ribityllumazine synthase: MNPISQVEGSFVDVEGRYVIVVGRFNHHVVDSLVEGAVDSLMRHGVDAEAIDIVHVPGAWELPLAVKRVLQVARPDAVIALGAVIRGGTPHFEHVAGECNSALSRLQLEFDTPIANGVLTVNSIEQAIERSGTKMGNKGIEAAMAAMEMVSLLRCFGDENGDDEEDAEEAFS; the protein is encoded by the coding sequence ATGAATCCTATTTCCCAAGTCGAAGGTAGCTTCGTCGACGTCGAAGGCCGCTACGTTATTGTCGTTGGCCGTTTCAATCATCATGTGGTGGACAGTCTGGTAGAAGGTGCCGTAGACAGCCTGATGCGCCACGGTGTGGATGCCGAAGCGATTGATATCGTCCATGTGCCGGGCGCTTGGGAGCTTCCGCTGGCGGTCAAGCGTGTTCTGCAAGTGGCACGTCCAGACGCAGTCATTGCTCTTGGGGCCGTGATTCGTGGCGGTACGCCGCACTTCGAGCATGTAGCAGGCGAGTGTAATTCTGCGCTGTCACGTCTGCAGCTTGAGTTCGACACTCCAATTGCCAATGGTGTACTGACGGTCAATTCCATCGAGCAGGCGATCGAGCGCTCGGGTACCAAGATGGGCAACAAGGGCATCGAAGCTGCCATGGCCGCGATGGAGATGGTGTCGCTGTTGCGTTGTTTTGGTGATGAAAATGGCGATGATGAAGAAGATGCTGAGGAGGCTTTCTCATGA
- the nusB gene encoding transcription antitermination factor NusB, with amino-acid sequence MSHDQRSPSPAQQARRAARELAVQGLYQWHMTGKPVTSVEAEFRSQIPDDDLENHENWLEVMRIADLALFHELLHNVARYKAELDASISPLLDRRMEDLDPIELAILRLGAYELSHRLEVPYRVVINEGVELAKSFGATDGHKYVNGILDKLANKLRSAEVSARRR; translated from the coding sequence ATGAGTCATGATCAGCGTTCTCCATCCCCCGCCCAGCAAGCCCGTCGAGCTGCCCGTGAACTGGCAGTCCAAGGGCTGTATCAATGGCACATGACAGGCAAGCCCGTTACCTCCGTGGAAGCTGAATTCCGCAGCCAGATTCCGGATGACGACCTGGAAAACCATGAAAACTGGCTTGAGGTGATGAGAATCGCTGATCTGGCCTTGTTCCATGAGCTGTTGCACAACGTGGCTCGTTACAAGGCTGAGCTGGATGCTTCCATCTCTCCGCTGCTGGATCGCCGCATGGAAGACCTGGACCCCATCGAGCTGGCCATTCTGCGCCTGGGGGCTTACGAACTCTCCCACCGTCTTGAAGTGCCATATCGCGTAGTGATCAACGAAGGTGTCGAACTGGCCAAGTCCTTTGGTGCTACCGATGGGCACAAGTATGTCAATGGGATTCTCGACAAGCTGGCCAACAAGCTGCGTAGCGCTGAGGTAAGCGCCCGTCGCCGCTAA
- the thiL gene encoding thiamine-phosphate kinase has translation MHGEFELINRWLAPAHASTMDTGVVLGVGDDACLLSPTAGQQLVVSVDTSVEGHHFPAKAPASAVGHRALAVSLSDLAAMGARPRWCLMSLALPVSDAAWVAEFAKGFHALCDAAKVNLVGGDVTAGECAVSVTVMGEVEPARALRRSGARAGDILAVTGALGGGAGGLAAWQAGEHDLQHPLVSRYLLPQPRLEAGRVLAELASSAIDISDGLLADLGHVLEASKLGAKLDAQAIPLAEGLVDLLGEEGAMQAALSGGDDYELLVTLAPERLAAAQAELASFGLALTEIGRLVEGSGIDGVKMPTKAGWQHFSGGEP, from the coding sequence ATGCATGGAGAATTCGAGCTCATCAATCGTTGGCTGGCCCCTGCGCATGCCTCGACCATGGACACCGGTGTTGTCCTGGGGGTAGGCGATGATGCCTGCCTGCTCAGCCCCACGGCTGGGCAGCAGCTGGTGGTCAGTGTCGATACTTCAGTCGAAGGACACCATTTCCCTGCAAAAGCGCCTGCCTCCGCGGTCGGGCATCGTGCCCTGGCCGTGAGCCTCAGTGATCTTGCCGCGATGGGAGCCCGCCCCCGCTGGTGCCTGATGTCATTGGCACTGCCTGTCAGCGATGCTGCCTGGGTGGCCGAGTTTGCCAAGGGGTTCCATGCCTTGTGTGACGCGGCCAAGGTCAACCTTGTCGGTGGCGATGTCACGGCGGGAGAGTGCGCCGTGAGCGTCACGGTGATGGGAGAAGTGGAGCCTGCCCGAGCGTTGAGGCGTTCAGGTGCCAGGGCGGGCGATATTCTGGCCGTGACGGGAGCCTTGGGTGGTGGTGCAGGTGGTCTGGCGGCCTGGCAGGCCGGGGAGCATGACCTTCAGCATCCGCTGGTATCGCGTTATCTGTTGCCTCAGCCACGTCTTGAGGCAGGTCGAGTCTTGGCAGAGCTGGCCTCGTCAGCCATTGATATTTCCGATGGGCTGCTGGCTGATCTGGGACATGTGCTGGAAGCCAGCAAGCTAGGTGCGAAACTCGATGCTCAAGCGATTCCTCTGGCAGAGGGACTGGTCGATTTGCTGGGCGAGGAGGGAGCAATGCAGGCGGCACTCAGCGGTGGCGATGACTATGAGCTGCTCGTTACCCTGGCACCAGAGCGACTGGCTGCAGCGCAAGCGGAGCTGGCGTCGTTCGGGCTCGCTCTGACAGAGATCGGGCGGCTGGTCGAAGGAAGCGGCATTGATGGGGTGAAGATGCCGACCAAGGCCGGCTGGCAACACTTTAGCGGAGGTGAACCATGA
- a CDS encoding phosphatidylglycerophosphatase A, with amino-acid sequence MNKSPASVWHRPTHFLAFGLGSGAAPFAPGTFGTLAAIPFYWLLSELTLGWYLMVIAITFVWGCWLCDKTSNDLGVHDHSGIVWDEFVGYWLTMTAVPFSWEAALWGFVAFRIFDVIKPWPIRWADRRVAGGFGIMIDDILAGIYAWSTMHLWLWLH; translated from the coding sequence ATGAACAAGTCTCCTGCTAGCGTGTGGCATCGCCCGACCCACTTCCTGGCTTTTGGTCTTGGTAGTGGCGCTGCTCCTTTTGCTCCCGGCACTTTTGGTACCCTGGCCGCGATTCCCTTCTACTGGCTATTGTCCGAATTGACCCTGGGCTGGTATCTGATGGTGATTGCCATCACCTTCGTCTGGGGGTGCTGGTTGTGTGACAAGACATCCAATGACCTTGGCGTACACGATCATTCCGGGATTGTCTGGGATGAATTCGTGGGATATTGGCTGACCATGACAGCAGTGCCTTTTTCCTGGGAAGCGGCACTCTGGGGATTTGTGGCCTTCCGCATCTTCGATGTGATCAAGCCTTGGCCGATTCGCTGGGCGGACCGCCGCGTAGCGGGAGGTTTCGGTATCATGATCGATGACATCCTGGCCGGCATATATGCCTGGAGCACCATGCACCTGTGGTTATGGCTACATTGA
- a CDS encoding DUF945 family protein, with translation MRKERWIVPVVVVLALTWALAQYIASLLFERELERAMADLQARGDLRVSRSHVQRGWLSSSGTIHLSPLLSHDWHLSLPYEANHGVLDTSVSGQIELHHGRDDRGLFSDTLHSASPTWEAHYRSLGGTFNGKLRLASFVISQSPPGEATRELHFRGGNISFNGVYGDWHLGVHLKPWSLHDGDAELEVGPSQLESRYTYTAGAQSFSQHDQLTIDALSLSHPRVNLEGSNLQLETRTLLDDSELRIGSQLSVGEVSSGDRLLLAGTANMELSRINADALKELIVLLRRKAAEGGVLPQAAEPGSELDLALINLLQDSPRLDVRDVDLDSPMLGLSLKGNGVVIFDARQLGELSAVQLQDPLMRGRFQSRLDGDFEWLDVPAMVALWLHEPLDTQSLTLDLVKGQIRINGRLAPPFKLPR, from the coding sequence ATGCGCAAGGAACGATGGATCGTCCCGGTAGTGGTGGTGCTGGCGCTGACTTGGGCACTCGCTCAGTATATTGCCAGCCTGCTGTTCGAACGTGAACTCGAACGCGCCATGGCGGACCTTCAGGCCCGGGGTGATCTGCGCGTTTCCCGCAGTCATGTACAACGCGGCTGGCTGAGCTCTTCCGGTACAATTCACCTGTCTCCCTTGCTCAGCCATGACTGGCACCTTTCTCTGCCATATGAAGCCAATCACGGGGTGCTGGATACCAGCGTGTCCGGCCAGATCGAGTTGCATCATGGCCGTGATGATCGCGGCCTGTTCAGTGATACCCTGCATTCCGCATCGCCTACCTGGGAAGCCCACTACCGCAGCCTGGGAGGCACCTTCAATGGCAAGCTGCGCCTGGCCTCCTTTGTCATCAGTCAATCTCCTCCCGGAGAAGCGACTCGTGAGCTGCACTTCAGGGGAGGCAATATCAGTTTCAATGGTGTCTATGGGGACTGGCATCTGGGAGTACACCTGAAACCCTGGAGCCTGCATGATGGGGATGCCGAACTGGAAGTCGGCCCATCCCAACTGGAGAGCCGATACACCTACACCGCAGGCGCGCAATCATTCAGCCAGCACGACCAGTTGACCATCGATGCGTTGAGCCTCAGTCATCCCAGGGTCAATCTGGAAGGTAGCAACCTGCAGTTGGAAACTCGCACCTTGCTGGATGACAGTGAGCTACGAATCGGCAGCCAGCTCAGTGTGGGAGAAGTGAGCTCCGGTGACCGCCTGCTGCTTGCCGGCACTGCCAATATGGAGCTGTCGCGGATCAATGCTGACGCCCTCAAGGAACTGATCGTACTGCTGAGACGCAAGGCAGCAGAGGGCGGTGTGCTGCCTCAGGCTGCCGAGCCTGGCTCCGAGCTTGACCTGGCATTGATCAATCTGCTGCAGGACTCTCCTCGTCTGGACGTGCGTGACGTCGACCTGGACAGCCCCATGCTGGGCCTTTCCCTTAAGGGGAATGGTGTCGTGATCTTCGATGCCCGGCAGTTGGGTGAGCTCAGTGCGGTCCAGTTGCAGGATCCGCTGATGCGGGGGCGTTTCCAGAGCCGCCTGGATGGTGATTTCGAATGGTTGGATGTGCCTGCCATGGTGGCCTTGTGGTTGCATGAACCGTTGGATACCCAGTCTCTGACGCTTGACCTCGTCAAGGGCCAGATCCGCATCAATGGCCGCCTTGCGCCTCCTTTCAAGCTACCCCGGTGA
- the lon gene encoding endopeptidase La yields the protein MSDERDPQDDELNWVDLEGDDSSEHQDTDDQVQEHAVIPAAASLPERLYLLPIHNRPFFPAQVQPLVINRERWDETIERVDNTPHHTVGLAFVGETGVESLGWQDFPEVGTAVMVHKLQRDPQQVQFIAQGMRRFKIERWLSKKAPFLVEVSYPREPVDASDDETRAYAMALINGIKELLPINPLYGEELKHYLNRFSPHEPSPLTDFAAAITSAQGAELQDVLTTLPVVLRMQKVLPLLRKEIEVAQLQSEISEQVNAQMEQRQREFFLREQLKVIQRELGISKDDRENDVDTFRARLKGKEVPQRVKERIDEELDKLSVLETGSPEYGTTRNYLDWLTNVPWGVTSTDHLDLGHARKVLDRDHDGLKDVKERIVEFLAEGTFKGDVGGSILLLVGPPGVGKTSVGRSIAEALGRKFYRFSVGGMRDEAEIKGHRRTYIGAMPGKLVQALKEVEVENPVIMLDEIDKMGQSFQGDPASALLEVLDPEQNVDFLDHYLDVRLDLSKVLFVCTANTLDSIPGPLLDRMEQIRLSGYIAEEKLAIARNHLWPKLLKRDKIPRKRIQLSNAALRQVIEGYAREAGVRQLEKQLHRIVRKAAVKLLESEEASVSVTVKNLEEFLGAPIFRKEKVMKGAGVVTGLAWTSMGGATLSIEAGRVHGLDRGFKLTGQLGDVMKESANIAYSFVQGHMAEYGADPSYFESSFVHVHVPEGATPKDGPSAGVTMTTALLSLARNEPIKRNLAMTGELTLTGHVLPVGGIREKIIAARRSDIFEVILPEANRRDYDELPDYLKDGMTVHFASQYKDVARVVFEDRG from the coding sequence ATGAGTGACGAACGCGATCCGCAGGATGATGAGCTGAATTGGGTCGACCTGGAAGGTGACGACAGCTCCGAGCACCAGGACACGGATGACCAGGTGCAGGAACATGCTGTGATTCCGGCAGCAGCCTCGCTACCCGAACGTTTGTATCTTCTGCCGATTCACAATCGTCCCTTCTTCCCTGCCCAGGTGCAGCCACTGGTGATCAACCGTGAGCGCTGGGACGAGACTATCGAACGAGTCGATAACACGCCGCATCATACTGTCGGCCTGGCCTTCGTCGGCGAGACGGGAGTCGAGTCTTTAGGCTGGCAGGATTTCCCGGAAGTGGGCACTGCAGTGATGGTCCACAAGCTGCAGCGTGATCCTCAGCAAGTGCAATTCATTGCCCAGGGCATGCGCCGTTTCAAGATCGAGCGCTGGCTGTCGAAGAAAGCCCCGTTTCTGGTCGAGGTCAGTTATCCTCGCGAGCCTGTCGACGCCAGTGATGACGAGACCCGGGCCTATGCCATGGCGCTGATCAACGGCATCAAGGAACTGTTGCCGATCAACCCGCTATATGGCGAAGAGCTCAAGCACTACCTCAATCGCTTCAGCCCCCATGAACCAAGTCCTCTAACCGATTTTGCCGCGGCCATCACTTCTGCCCAGGGTGCTGAGCTGCAGGATGTCCTGACCACACTGCCTGTGGTGTTGCGCATGCAGAAGGTATTGCCGTTGCTGCGCAAGGAAATTGAAGTTGCCCAGCTTCAGAGCGAGATCAGTGAGCAGGTCAATGCCCAGATGGAGCAGCGTCAGCGTGAGTTCTTCCTGCGCGAGCAGCTCAAGGTCATTCAGCGTGAACTGGGTATCTCCAAGGACGATCGCGAAAACGATGTGGATACCTTCCGCGCCCGGCTCAAGGGAAAGGAAGTGCCGCAGCGGGTCAAGGAGCGCATTGACGAGGAGCTGGACAAGCTTTCGGTGCTGGAGACTGGTTCGCCGGAATATGGCACCACGCGCAACTATCTCGATTGGCTGACCAACGTACCTTGGGGAGTGACCAGCACGGACCACCTTGACCTGGGGCATGCACGCAAGGTGCTCGACCGGGATCACGATGGTCTCAAGGACGTTAAGGAGCGCATTGTCGAGTTCCTGGCCGAAGGCACCTTCAAGGGCGATGTCGGCGGCTCCATCCTGTTGCTGGTTGGCCCTCCCGGTGTCGGCAAGACCTCTGTCGGTCGTTCCATCGCCGAGGCGCTGGGGCGCAAGTTCTACCGTTTCTCGGTCGGCGGGATGCGTGACGAGGCAGAGATCAAGGGGCACCGCCGCACCTATATCGGTGCCATGCCCGGCAAGCTTGTGCAGGCGCTCAAGGAAGTCGAAGTCGAGAACCCGGTGATCATGCTCGACGAGATCGACAAGATGGGGCAGTCCTTCCAGGGAGACCCGGCTTCGGCGCTGCTCGAGGTACTTGATCCAGAGCAGAACGTCGACTTCCTCGATCATTACCTGGACGTGCGTCTGGACCTGTCCAAGGTACTGTTCGTGTGTACCGCCAATACCCTGGATTCGATTCCGGGACCTCTGCTTGACCGCATGGAACAGATTCGCCTGTCTGGCTACATTGCCGAAGAGAAGCTGGCCATTGCTCGCAACCACCTGTGGCCCAAGTTGCTCAAGCGCGACAAGATTCCACGCAAGCGTATCCAGCTCAGCAATGCCGCCCTGCGCCAGGTCATCGAAGGCTATGCCCGCGAAGCGGGAGTGCGTCAGCTGGAGAAGCAGTTGCACCGCATTGTGCGCAAGGCTGCGGTGAAGCTGCTGGAGAGCGAGGAGGCCTCGGTCAGCGTGACAGTGAAGAACCTGGAAGAATTCCTCGGCGCACCGATCTTCCGCAAGGAAAAGGTGATGAAGGGGGCTGGGGTGGTCACTGGTCTCGCCTGGACGTCCATGGGCGGGGCAACACTATCCATCGAAGCCGGGCGGGTTCACGGGCTGGACCGTGGCTTCAAGCTCACGGGGCAGCTTGGCGACGTGATGAAGGAGTCCGCCAATATTGCCTACAGCTTCGTGCAGGGGCACATGGCAGAGTATGGCGCTGACCCCAGCTACTTTGAGTCGTCCTTTGTGCATGTACACGTGCCAGAAGGAGCGACCCCCAAGGATGGCCCTTCCGCGGGGGTGACCATGACCACGGCGCTGCTGTCACTGGCGCGCAATGAACCGATCAAACGCAACCTGGCGATGACCGGGGAGCTGACCCTGACCGGTCATGTGCTGCCCGTGGGCGGTATTCGCGAGAAGATCATTGCGGCGCGGCGCAGTGATATCTTCGAAGTCATCCTGCCCGAGGCCAACCGGCGTGATTACGATGAACTGCCCGACTATCTCAAGGACGGCATGACGGTGCATTTCGCTTCCCAGTACAAGGATGTTGCCCGAGTGGTGTTTGAAGACCGAGGGTGA
- the thiB gene encoding thiamine ABC transporter substrate binding subunit — MKDILTKTRVALVHPGLSMLTALAAITTFSSSQALAQDGEKPQLTVYTYDSFVAEWGPGPAIEKAFEARCGCDLQFVALEGGVDILQRLRLEGASTEADVILGLDMNLMEDARALELLAPHEADTSALELPIEWDDDVFLPYDWGRFAFVYDSEALPNPPDSLEALMDAPEDLKVIISDPRTSVPGLGLLLWIKHVYGDKADEAWERLSPHILTVASGWSQAYFSLFMNGEAPMVLSYSTSPAYHMAFDKTDRYQAAEFKEGHYLQVETAAMVSGTDEPELAHAFMDFILNEDFQRHIPLGNVMYPAIDLGDELPEVFDRLIEPESYTFSPAEVSQHRREWIREWLNASSR, encoded by the coding sequence ATGAAAGACATCCTGACCAAGACCCGGGTGGCGTTAGTGCATCCGGGTCTTTCAATGTTGACGGCATTGGCCGCTATCACGACATTCAGCTCCTCACAGGCGTTGGCACAGGACGGCGAAAAGCCGCAGCTTACGGTCTATACCTATGACTCCTTCGTGGCTGAATGGGGCCCAGGACCTGCCATCGAGAAGGCCTTTGAAGCACGTTGCGGCTGCGACCTGCAGTTTGTCGCTCTAGAGGGAGGTGTCGATATCCTGCAGCGCCTGCGTCTGGAAGGGGCATCCACCGAAGCGGATGTGATCCTCGGCCTGGACATGAACCTGATGGAAGATGCCAGGGCTCTGGAACTGCTTGCGCCGCACGAGGCGGATACTTCCGCTCTCGAATTGCCCATCGAATGGGATGACGACGTCTTCCTGCCTTATGATTGGGGCCGTTTTGCCTTCGTCTATGACAGTGAGGCACTGCCCAATCCGCCGGACAGTCTTGAAGCATTGATGGATGCCCCCGAAGACCTGAAGGTGATCATCAGTGATCCAAGAACCAGCGTGCCGGGGCTAGGTCTGCTGCTGTGGATCAAGCATGTCTACGGCGACAAGGCAGATGAGGCCTGGGAGCGACTATCACCGCATATTCTCACGGTGGCCAGTGGCTGGAGTCAGGCCTACTTCTCGCTGTTCATGAATGGCGAAGCTCCCATGGTGCTGTCCTACAGTACGTCACCTGCCTATCACATGGCATTCGACAAGACGGATCGCTATCAGGCTGCCGAGTTCAAGGAGGGCCACTACCTGCAGGTGGAAACGGCAGCGATGGTGTCCGGTACCGATGAGCCTGAGCTGGCGCATGCGTTCATGGACTTTATTCTGAACGAGGACTTCCAGCGCCATATTCCCCTTGGCAATGTGATGTATCCGGCGATCGATCTGGGTGATGAATTGCCCGAGGTATTCGACCGCCTGATCGAACCCGAAAGCTATACCTTCAGCCCCGCAGAGGTCAGCCAGCACCGTCGTGAGTGGATCCGGGAATGGCTCAACGCTTCCAGCCGCTAA